Proteins encoded by one window of Dendropsophus ebraccatus isolate aDenEbr1 chromosome 4, aDenEbr1.pat, whole genome shotgun sequence:
- the TEF gene encoding thyrotroph embryonic factor isoform X1, with the protein MSSPEPSGEASTSPVPPVTLLGDSFPLVLKKLIENPPKNFLDGGDVEKDKTKLDKDDSLDGNLLAVSAALMPPIWDKTIPYDGESFHLEYMDLDEFLLENGIPSSPAQLAQAIQNPLMPVSELEDEDEETASTSSASPVSPSVLLQKTEEPSITLKEESEPPSPIDPEKVEVEVNFNPDPTDLVLSSVPGGELFNPRKHKFADEELKPQPMIKKAKKIYVPEDLKDEKYWNRRRKNNVAAKRSRDARRLKENQITVRAAFLEKENTALRTEVAELRKELGKCKNKISKYESQYGQFDFSDSE; encoded by the exons ATGTCTTCACCAGAGCCGTCAGGCGAGGCCTCCACCTCCCCGGTGCCCCCGGTCACGCTGCTCGGTGACTCCTTCCCGCTAGTGCTGAAGAAGCTGATCGAGAACCCTCCGAAGAACTTTCTGGATGGCGGAGACGTCG aaaaagacAAGACAAAATTGGACAAAGATGACAGCCTCGATGGGAACCTGCTGGCTGTGTCGGCTGCGCTCATGCCCCCTATCTGGGATAAGACCATTCCATATGACGGAGAATCTTTCCATCTGGAGTACATGGACCTGGATGAGTTTCTGCTGGAGAATGGGATCCCATCCAGCCCGGCACAGCTCGCTCAGGCCATTCAGAATCCACTAATGCCGGTGTCCgagctggaggatgaggatgaggagaCTGCTTCTACTTCCTCTGCATCTCCAGTATCGCCATCTGTGCTGTTACAGAAGACTGAAG AACCTTCTATAACTTTAAAGGAAGAGTCTGAGCCTCCAAGTCCCATTGATCCAGAGAAAGTAGAAGTGGAAGTGAACTTCAATCCGGACCCTACAGATCTGGTGCTCTCCAGCGTGCCAGGCGGGGAACTTTTCAATCCAAGGAAACACAAATTTGCAGATGAAGAGTTAAAGCCGCAGCCTATGATTAAGAAAGCCAAGAAAATCTACGTCCCGGAGGATCTGAAG GATGAAAAATACTGGAACAGACGGCGGAAGAATAACGTGGCAGCTAAGCGCTCTCGAGATGCCCGACGCCTCAAAGAGAACCAGATCACCGTCCGAGCAGCTTTCCTAGAAAAAGAGAACACCGCCCTGCGCACAGAAGTGGCCGAGCTGCGGAAGGAACTGGGCAAATGCAAGAACAAAATATCCAAATATGAAAGCCAATATGGACAGTT tgacttcAGTGATTCAGAGTGA
- the TEF gene encoding thyrotroph embryonic factor isoform X2 has translation MSSPEPSGEASTSPVPPVTLLGDSFPLVLKKLIENPPKNFLDGGDVEKDKTKLDKDDSLDGNLLAVSAALMPPIWDKTIPYDGESFHLEYMDLDEFLLENGIPSSPAQLAQAIQNPLMPVSELEDEDEETASTSSASPVSPSVLLQKTEEPSITLKEESEPPSPIDPEKVEVEVNFNPDPTDLVLSSVPGGELFNPRKHKFADEELKPQPMIKKAKKIYVPEDLKDEKYWNRRRKNNVAAKRSRDARRLKENQITVRAAFLEKENTALRTEVAELRKELGKCKNKISKYESQYGQL, from the exons ATGTCTTCACCAGAGCCGTCAGGCGAGGCCTCCACCTCCCCGGTGCCCCCGGTCACGCTGCTCGGTGACTCCTTCCCGCTAGTGCTGAAGAAGCTGATCGAGAACCCTCCGAAGAACTTTCTGGATGGCGGAGACGTCG aaaaagacAAGACAAAATTGGACAAAGATGACAGCCTCGATGGGAACCTGCTGGCTGTGTCGGCTGCGCTCATGCCCCCTATCTGGGATAAGACCATTCCATATGACGGAGAATCTTTCCATCTGGAGTACATGGACCTGGATGAGTTTCTGCTGGAGAATGGGATCCCATCCAGCCCGGCACAGCTCGCTCAGGCCATTCAGAATCCACTAATGCCGGTGTCCgagctggaggatgaggatgaggagaCTGCTTCTACTTCCTCTGCATCTCCAGTATCGCCATCTGTGCTGTTACAGAAGACTGAAG AACCTTCTATAACTTTAAAGGAAGAGTCTGAGCCTCCAAGTCCCATTGATCCAGAGAAAGTAGAAGTGGAAGTGAACTTCAATCCGGACCCTACAGATCTGGTGCTCTCCAGCGTGCCAGGCGGGGAACTTTTCAATCCAAGGAAACACAAATTTGCAGATGAAGAGTTAAAGCCGCAGCCTATGATTAAGAAAGCCAAGAAAATCTACGTCCCGGAGGATCTGAAG GATGAAAAATACTGGAACAGACGGCGGAAGAATAACGTGGCAGCTAAGCGCTCTCGAGATGCCCGACGCCTCAAAGAGAACCAGATCACCGTCCGAGCAGCTTTCCTAGAAAAAGAGAACACCGCCCTGCGCACAGAAGTGGCCGAGCTGCGGAAGGAACTGGGCAAATGCAAGAACAAAATATCCAAATATGAAAGCCAATATGGACAGTTGTAA